One Tubulanus polymorphus chromosome 5, tnTubPoly1.2, whole genome shotgun sequence DNA segment encodes these proteins:
- the LOC141905656 gene encoding RNA-binding protein 41-like — protein MESRSKFNKDGSLKIEEFETEAEKQLRILLRKQINTNTNLQNEFSNRKEFVGASTHHASTEKFRGQVSFEEFSKLDDHDREYESLKQCGLTENEIRLKLGNKSKRKTIVNPEIRNEQLKNIDSQISKKLKTLDAPDTFSGKRHLGRHEMDLEISLMGKLDNGKAQVYKAFTTVAKEHDRDAAPVSARHPMFRIKALAEDLIKTKTSGEDIGEKNNQSCENDSSDDECSVVKNKSLPAHEFIGPVKHIPTEDIKSNRISLEEIKNLPRFKDYKPGEKSNILYLKNLPSNISEADLVSLFVRFQKKAVNSPKILYRLLRGRMKGQAFVTFDNAETATEAMLLVNGYKLNSRPIIIQYGKGKI, from the coding sequence ATGGAAAGTCGTTCAAAGTTCAACAAAGATGgttcattgaaaatagaaGAATTCGAAACCGAAGCCGAAAAACAACTTAGAATTTTACTTCGCAAACAAATAAATACGAACactaatttacaaaatgaattttcgaATCGTAAAGAATTCGTTGGCGCGTCAACGCACCACGCGTCGACGGAAAAATTTCGCGGGCAAGTTTCATTCGAAGAGTTCTCTAAATTAGACGATCATGATCGTGAATACGAATCATTAAAGCAATGTGGACTGACAGAAAATGAGATAAGATTGAAATTGGGAAACAAGTCGAAACGAAAAACTATCGTCAATCCCGAAATTCGAAATGAACAATTGAAAAACATCGACAGTCAAATTTCGAAGAAACTAAAAACGCTTGACGCGCCGGATACTTTTTCGGGTAAACGACATCTCGGGAGACACGAAATGGATTTGGAGATATCGTTGATGGGGAAATTAGACAACGGAAAAGCACAGGTTTATAAAGCTTTTACGACCGTCGCTAAAGAGCACGACCGTGACGCTGCGCCGGTAAGCGCGCGTCACCCGATGTTTCGCATTAAAGCATTGGCGGAAGATTTGATCAAAACTAAAACATCGGGCGAAGATATCGGAGAAAAGAACAATCAAAGTTGTGAAAATGacagttcagatgatgagtGTAGTGTCgtgaaaaataaaagtttGCCCGCACACGAGTTTATCGGTCCCGTGAAACATATCCCAACCGaggatataaaaagtaaccgAATATCGTtggaagaaataaaaaatttgccGCGTTTTAAAGATTACAAACCCGGAGAAAAGTCAAACATTCTTTACTTAAAAAATCTCCCGAGCAACATCTCGGAGGCGGATTTAGTCTCGTTATTTGTGCGATTTCAAAAAAAGGCCGTAAATTCTCCGAAAATTCTTTATCGTTTATTGCGCGGGAGAATGAAAGGTCAAGCGTTTGTTACTTTCGACAATGCTGAAACTGCTACTGAGGCGATGTTACTTGTAAATGGCTACAAACTGAACAGTAGACCCATTATTATCCAATATGGAAAaggaaaaatttag